A window of the Canis lupus baileyi chromosome 8, mCanLup2.hap1, whole genome shotgun sequence genome harbors these coding sequences:
- the RPF1 gene encoding ribosome production factor 1: MAKAGGKSGGGGKKGLKRKASAEEPQKAAAAEDGATESGVQPPKSAAFPPGFSISEIKNKQRRHLMFTRWKQQQRKEKLAIKKKLKKEREALGDKAPPKPVPKTIDNQRVYDETIVDPNDEEVAYDEATDEFASYFNRQTSPKILITTSDRPHGRTVRLCEQLSTVIPNSHVYYRRGLALKKIIPQCISRDFTDLIVINEDRKIPNGLILSHLPSGPTAHFKMSSVRLRKEIKRRGKDPTEHIPEVILNNFTTRLGHSIGRMFASLFPHNPQFIGRQVATFHNQRDYIFFRFHRYIFKSEKKVGIQELGPRFTLKLRSLQKGTFDSKYGEYEWVHKPREMDTSRRKFHL, translated from the exons ATGGCGAAGGCCGGGGGGAAGAGCGGCGGCGGCGGAAAGAAAGGCCTGAAGCGGAAAGCGTCCGCCGAAGAGCCCCAGAAGGCTGCAGCCGCTGAGGATGGAGCGACGGAAAGTGGGGTCCAACCTCCGAAATCGGCTGCCTTTCCCCCAGGCTTCAGCATTTCGGAAATTAAGAACAAACAACGGCGACACTTAATGTTCACGCGGTGGAAACAGCAGCAGCGGAAG gaaaAGTTGGCGattaagaaaaaacttaaaaaagagagagaagctctTGGTGAtaag gcTCCACCAAAGCCTGTACCAAAGACCATTGACAACCAGCGAGTATATGATGAAACTATAGTAGATCCTAATGATGAAGAG GTTGCTTATGATGAAGCTACAGATGAATTTGCATCTTACTTCAACAGACAAACTTCTCCCAAGATTCTCATCACAACATCAGATAGACCTCATGGG aGAACAGTACGACTCTGTGAACAGCTCTCCACAGTTATACCAAACTCACATGTTTATTACAGAAGAGGACtggctttgaaaaaaattattccacaGTGCATTTCAAGAGATTTCACAGATCTGATAGTTATTAATGAAGATCGTAAAATACCAA ATGGATTAATTCTGAGTCACTTGCCGAGTGGCCCAactgctcattttaaaatgagcagtGTTCGTTTGCGTAAAGAAATTAAG AGAAGAGGCAAGGACCCTACAGAACACATACCTGAAGTAATTTTGAATAACTTTACTACGAGGCTGGGTCATTCTATTGGACGTATGTTTGCATCTCTCTTTCCCCATAATCCTCAATTTATTGGGAGGCAAGTTGCCACATTCCATAATCAACGGGATTATATATTCTTCAGATTTCATAG GTACATATTCAAGAGTGAAAAGAAAGTGGGAATTCAGGAACTTGGACCACGTTTTACCTTAAAATTAAGATCTCTTCAGAAAGGAACCTTTGATTCTAAATATGGAGAATATGAATGGGTCCATAAG CCCCGGGAAATGGATACAAGTagaagaaaattccatttataa